The following nucleotide sequence is from Brachyspira suanatina.
GTACATACTCCACTTTCTGCTGAGGCTCAGATTGAGGCTTGGACTTTGATGCTTGCTCCTCATAATATATTAAACCCTGCTAACGGTGAACCTATTGTTAACCCTACACAGGATATAGTACTTGGTATCAGCTATCTTACTAAGTTAAGAACAGGAAGTAAAGGTGAAGGAAAAATATTCTCATCTCCTAAAGATGCTTTGCTTGCTTATGATAATAATTTGGTAGAGCTTGAATCAAGAATTAAAGTTTTAATGAAAAATAAAGACGGAGAGGAAGAATTTGTTGAAACTTCTGTTGGAAGATTAAAATTCAATGAAGTTATTCCTGAAGATTTCAGATATCAAAACAGAGATTTTAACAGTAAAGATTTAGCTAAATTTATTCATGAGGTATATTTAAAACATGGTACAGCAGTAACAGTTAATATGCTTGATGATATTAAAGAACTTGGTTATCAAAGTGCTACAGTATTCGGTTCTACTATTTCTATTGCTGATATACTTATACCTCCAATGAAAAAACAAGAAATCGAGGAAGCTACTAAACAGGTAGAATTCATTGAAAATCAGTATATGAACGGTATTATCACTACTGATGAGAAAAAGCAGAAGGTTATGGACCTTTGGACTACTGTTGAAGGTAGAATAACTGAAGCTATGATGGATAATTTAAGACAAGACCAAGACGGATTCAACCCTGTATATATAATGGCTGATTCTGGTGCGAGAGGTTCTAAACAGCAGATAAGACAGCTTGCTAGTATGAGAGGTTTGATGGCTAAGCCTTCCGGTGAAATTATCGAACTTCCTATTATTTCAAACTTTAAAGAAGGTCTTACTGTACAGGAATACTTTATTTCTACTCACGGTGCTAGAAAAGGTCTTGCAGATACTGCGTTAAAAACTTCAAGTGCTGGTTATCTTACTAGAAAGCTAGTTGACGTTGCAATAGGTGTTGTTGTTTCAGAACATGACTGCGGTACTGTTAAAGGTATTGCTATAGAGGCCATAAAAAATGGAGATGAAATCAAAAAATCTCTTAAAGAGCGTGTTGTTGGTTTCTTTACAAGCGAGCATATATACCATCCTGTTACTAAAGAGCTTATATGTTCTGCTAATACTGAAATTACAGAAGAAATAGGTGATTTAATAGAGAAAGCTGGTATAGAAAAAATAAGCATTAGACATCCTCTTACTTGTGAAAGCAGAATGGGTGTATGTCAGAAATGTTATGGAAGAAGCTTATCTACAAATAATTTAGCTTCTATTGGTGAGGCTGTAGGTGTAGTTGCCGCTCAAAGTATTGGACAGCCTGGTACACAGCTTACAATGAGAACTTTCCACATCGGTGGTGTTGCTACTCAGATGGTAGAAGAAAATGAAATTAAAGTTAATTATCCTATATATATAGAACAATTCTCTAACTATGTTGTTCAGCCTAATGGTATTAAAATAACAGCTAGAAAGGGTGATTTGGTTATTAGAAGAGTTTTAGATAAATGGGAAAAATCTGCTCTAAAAGATATTATAACAGAACATAATACTAAAGTACTTATAGGAGATGTTATAGCTACTCTTAAAGATGGTACAGAAATTAAAGCTACTTATAATGGTACTTTTAAAATCACTGATGATGATAAATATATAATGATTACTGGTGATAAGCATACAATTGTAATTAAAGTTGGAAGTGAATATAAAGTAGATGAGCATGTATTTATAGAAGCTAATACAGTTATTGCTAGCTTCGATACTTATAATGAACCTATCATCTCAGAAAAAGCTGGTATAGTAAGATGGCAGGATATCATTCCTGGAAGAACATTGGTTGAATCTATAGATGATCAAACAGGAAATGTAACTAATATTATTCAAGAGTTTAAAGATGCTAGTATGCAGCCTAAAATCTTGATTACAGGAGAGGGAGATCCTTTTGAAACAGATATACCTAATGGTGCACAGCTTCTAGTTGAAAACAACCAAAGAGTTGAAATAGGAGAGGTTATTGCTAAAACTACTCGTATACAGCAGAAAAGTAGGGATATTACAGGAGGTCTTCCAAGAGTACAGGAATTGCTTGAAGCTCAGAAACCTAAAGATACTGCTATCATTGCTGGTATTGACGGTGAAGTTGAAATAGGTGGTTCTCATAAGGGTAAAAAAGTAGTTAAAATCAGAAATGAATTTGATGAAACTAAACATTTAGTACCTCATGGTAAAATGCTTCTTGTTAGAAACGGAGACCAGGTAAAAACAGGTACTCAATTATGTGCTGGTAAGATAAACCCTCATGATATATTGGAAACTCAAGGTGATTTGGCTTTACAAACTTACTTGCTTGAAGAAATTCAGACAGTATACAATCAGCAGGGTGTAGGTATTAACGACAAACACTTCGCTCTTATCATAAGACAGATGTTAAGAAGACTTGAAATAACTGATCCAGGCGATACTAAATATATTGTTGGTCAGTATGTTGATAAATATGAGTTTGAAGAAGAAAATAGACGCTATGAAGAGGCTGGCGGTTCTCCTGCAAGTGGTAAGCCTGTACTTTTAGGTTTAACTAAAGCTGCTCTTAATACTGAAAGCTTTATATCTTCTGCTTCATTCCAAGAAACTACTAAAGTATTGACTAATGCTGCTATTAAAGGAAAAGTTGATAAATTGCTTGGATTAAAAGAAAATGTTATTATAGGACATTTAATACCTGCTGGTACTGGTGTTAAATTGTATAACAAACTTCATGTCTACAACAAGCAAAGCGGAGACTTGGATAAGAAAGATAATATAGATAATAGTGCTAAAGAAGAAGAGGTTATGCAAATAACTGTATAAATAAATCATTTCAATAAAGGAGGTTTTCATAAGTATTTATGGAAACCTCTTTAATTATATTGATTATCAATTTCTAATTTAAAAAGTCTTAATAATGAATAATTCAAAAATCTAAATAATAAAGTGTAATAAAAAATGATAAGTAAAATTAATAAAATGCCTTTGGCTCTCACTGGTTTAGCACTTGGTGTAGGAGGTATATTTAATGCTTGGACTATATTCACAGGTATTAAATATTTTGCCTATGTAGGTGCTTTAATCTCATCTATTTTAATATTAACCATTATAACTAAAATATTTTCATCATTCGGAGATTTTCTTAATGATTTAGAACATCCTGTTGCAGGAAGCACTATTCCTACTCTTGATATGGCTGTTATGGTGATATCATCTTCAGTAGTTCAATTTGTAAAACCCCTTGGTATTGCTATGTGGTTTACAGCGATTGCAGTTCATGTGATATTTGCTTTTACTTTTTTAGCTCATAGAATCAATTTAAAAGATTTGCATCATATACTTCCTAGCTGGTTTGTTCCTCCTGTGGGAATAGTTGTAGCTGCTGTTACTGGTACTAATATGGGATTTCCTCAAGTATCGCAAGTTATAGTTTATATAGGTACAGTTCTATATATTATACTATTTCCATTTATATTTTATAGAATAATTTTTCATGATCCTTTGGCTGATGACAGATTTCCGGCATTTGCTGTAATGGGTGCACCTGCTAATCTTTGTTTATGCGGTTATTTAAGTGCATTTACCGATTATAATACTGCTTTGCTTAATTTTCTTTTGGCATTGGGATTATTTACTACATTCAAAGTATATTTATCTCTTATAAGGGCTTTTCAAATAAAATTTATACCTTTATTTGCAGCTTATACTTTCCCTTTGGCGGTTGGTGCTCAAGCCTTACTAAAATATGCTAATTATTCTAAAAGCATTAATGGAGAGTATTATTATATATGGAATATTGTTTCTATATTTGAACTTATAGTTGCAAGTATGATGATAATTTATGTATTTGTTAATATGATGTTCTTCGTTCATAATAATGTTATAAAAGAAAAGAAATAATATTTTTGATAATTAATAAATATATTTATATTAATAGAGTAATATAAATATATTTTTATTTTATACTTAAACAACTATATTTTGTAAGAAATTATTTTTGAAAAAATATAATTGTTTGGGTATATTTTATTAAAAATTGTAATATTTTCTATTTAGCTTTAATTACATATCCCGCCCTTTATTCATTATTGTTTAATGAAAAAATCTAATTTCAATTATCTTTATAGTTTAATAAGAAATTAAAGCACCCACCCAAGTTTTTATTAAATTAAAAATGCATTCAACGCACGGTGAGCTAAACTTTATATCTAAATAAAATTAATATTCAAAATCAATTTATATTTTTAATTTTGTTCAGCGTGCGGTGAAGAGATTATAAATTTAAATAACGCTAGGG
It contains:
- the rpoC gene encoding DNA-directed RNA polymerase subunit beta', giving the protein MQFSNFDQIKISIASPQVMREWSYGEVKKPETINYRTLRPERDGLFCEKIFGTTKEYECYCGKFKSIRYKGVVCDKCGVEVTHFKVRRERMGHIELAAPVAHIWYYRNTPSRIGLLLNMNIAHLRSVLYFERYVVIDPGDSSYTKGDLLTEDEYNEALDRYGDNIRIGIGAEGIRDMLKDLDMDEEIRKLREEMIKKGEKSDRRLRKRLEIFEDFKASGNDPTWMILDVVPVIPPELRPMVQLDGGRFATSDLNDLYRRVINRNIRLRRLLVLRAPDIIIRNEKRMLQEAVDALFDNSRRKKVVKGPGNRPLKSLSDMLKGKQGRFRQNLLGKRVDYSGRSVIVAGPRLKMHQCGLPKKMAVELFKPFIMKKLVEINSAHNIKSAKRFVEEGREEVWGVLEDIAKEHPVLLNRAPTLHRLGIQAFEPVLVEGKAIQLHPLVCHAYNADFDGDQMAVHTPLSAEAQIEAWTLMLAPHNILNPANGEPIVNPTQDIVLGISYLTKLRTGSKGEGKIFSSPKDALLAYDNNLVELESRIKVLMKNKDGEEEFVETSVGRLKFNEVIPEDFRYQNRDFNSKDLAKFIHEVYLKHGTAVTVNMLDDIKELGYQSATVFGSTISIADILIPPMKKQEIEEATKQVEFIENQYMNGIITTDEKKQKVMDLWTTVEGRITEAMMDNLRQDQDGFNPVYIMADSGARGSKQQIRQLASMRGLMAKPSGEIIELPIISNFKEGLTVQEYFISTHGARKGLADTALKTSSAGYLTRKLVDVAIGVVVSEHDCGTVKGIAIEAIKNGDEIKKSLKERVVGFFTSEHIYHPVTKELICSANTEITEEIGDLIEKAGIEKISIRHPLTCESRMGVCQKCYGRSLSTNNLASIGEAVGVVAAQSIGQPGTQLTMRTFHIGGVATQMVEENEIKVNYPIYIEQFSNYVVQPNGIKITARKGDLVIRRVLDKWEKSALKDIITEHNTKVLIGDVIATLKDGTEIKATYNGTFKITDDDKYIMITGDKHTIVIKVGSEYKVDEHVFIEANTVIASFDTYNEPIISEKAGIVRWQDIIPGRTLVESIDDQTGNVTNIIQEFKDASMQPKILITGEGDPFETDIPNGAQLLVENNQRVEIGEVIAKTTRIQQKSRDITGGLPRVQELLEAQKPKDTAIIAGIDGEVEIGGSHKGKKVVKIRNEFDETKHLVPHGKMLLVRNGDQVKTGTQLCAGKINPHDILETQGDLALQTYLLEEIQTVYNQQGVGINDKHFALIIRQMLRRLEITDPGDTKYIVGQYVDKYEFEEENRRYEEAGGSPASGKPVLLGLTKAALNTESFISSASFQETTKVLTNAAIKGKVDKLLGLKENVIIGHLIPAGTGVKLYNKLHVYNKQSGDLDKKDNIDNSAKEEEVMQITV
- a CDS encoding TDT family transporter; amino-acid sequence: MISKINKMPLALTGLALGVGGIFNAWTIFTGIKYFAYVGALISSILILTIITKIFSSFGDFLNDLEHPVAGSTIPTLDMAVMVISSSVVQFVKPLGIAMWFTAIAVHVIFAFTFLAHRINLKDLHHILPSWFVPPVGIVVAAVTGTNMGFPQVSQVIVYIGTVLYIILFPFIFYRIIFHDPLADDRFPAFAVMGAPANLCLCGYLSAFTDYNTALLNFLLALGLFTTFKVYLSLIRAFQIKFIPLFAAYTFPLAVGAQALLKYANYSKSINGEYYYIWNIVSIFELIVASMMIIYVFVNMMFFVHNNVIKEKK